The following proteins come from a genomic window of Streptomyces sp. NBC_01716:
- a CDS encoding twin-arginine translocation signal domain-containing protein produces MHEDQTRPPMLPALSRRNFLVGVGTTAAVIGIGNAGAAPALATSDGTVLPLVAPLPAGQPVRTQFAPNEQVLAAYLMIVAPLANSVRDVAPNYGWMEDGWWRTPNEPYNSRIMEHVATLSWFYANDRPWNPYYRDPALLARLDAALGYYLSLQHADGSYPEYSPTEHHLSPTGFGTVALAAVLRDLRAAGELYDRRLQIRDAIRDSSAWLVDTSRPHWNRPVQFANQVVAGLSGVVEAAHVLGEPAVSASVPNRLQIILKDGQAPAGFFHEPVAPDAGYNFDVMLPDLGALYKRLPDPAIIQLAERFAAWWGYIVVMEPGRKEGFILSGTSARNIVATFVTTPVDDVDRSALARTLVPHVPALGAFFASSEEKTQARNAWRDSTAPVSPRQKQDSSPRLHMHVPQAPLGIPGAQRDAQVAALRYLRESTFTELRKGTLNQQYVFVRRPGYYTAGLYGVRQNSLQRMGTNAFWHPVAGMLALTVNSTGPDDWTTVADTVGTASSRGPVSATHHAGSTASGAVIPADALTGYAGVFTTRYVTADGAVRTDVTHRADGIRRVLTTPGASRERIPLIIGTGDQVAFANGTPAPYGQETITVTRGLTVTRGSMRFIIDWGVGREAKYAPMDRSYLGNRTHRILTISFSGTLSVDLRVEPVS; encoded by the coding sequence ATGCATGAGGATCAGACACGCCCACCGATGCTGCCGGCGCTCAGCCGACGTAACTTCCTGGTCGGCGTCGGCACCACCGCGGCGGTGATCGGGATAGGGAATGCGGGAGCGGCGCCCGCGCTGGCGACATCGGACGGCACCGTGCTGCCACTCGTCGCCCCGCTCCCGGCCGGGCAGCCGGTGCGGACCCAGTTCGCGCCCAACGAGCAGGTACTGGCCGCGTACCTGATGATCGTCGCTCCGCTCGCCAACAGCGTCCGGGACGTCGCGCCGAACTACGGGTGGATGGAGGACGGCTGGTGGCGCACGCCCAACGAGCCGTACAACTCCCGGATCATGGAGCACGTCGCCACCCTCTCGTGGTTCTATGCCAACGATCGGCCGTGGAACCCGTACTACCGCGACCCCGCGCTCCTCGCGCGCCTGGACGCCGCCCTCGGCTACTACCTCTCCCTGCAGCACGCCGACGGGTCGTACCCGGAGTACTCGCCGACCGAGCACCACCTCTCCCCGACCGGGTTCGGCACCGTCGCGCTCGCCGCCGTCCTCCGGGACCTCCGCGCGGCCGGTGAGCTCTACGACCGCCGACTGCAGATCCGCGACGCCATCCGCGACAGCTCCGCGTGGCTCGTCGACACCTCCCGTCCGCACTGGAACCGCCCGGTCCAGTTCGCCAACCAGGTCGTCGCGGGGCTCTCCGGCGTCGTCGAAGCGGCACACGTCCTCGGCGAACCGGCCGTCAGCGCCTCCGTCCCGAACCGGCTGCAGATCATCCTCAAGGACGGACAGGCGCCCGCCGGGTTCTTCCACGAGCCCGTCGCACCGGACGCCGGGTACAACTTCGACGTGATGCTCCCTGATCTCGGCGCGCTGTACAAGCGGCTGCCGGACCCGGCCATCATCCAGCTGGCCGAGCGGTTCGCCGCCTGGTGGGGGTACATCGTCGTCATGGAACCCGGCCGCAAGGAGGGCTTCATCCTCTCCGGGACGAGCGCGCGCAACATCGTCGCGACGTTCGTCACCACCCCGGTGGACGACGTGGACCGCAGCGCGCTCGCGCGGACCCTGGTGCCCCACGTGCCTGCCCTGGGCGCGTTCTTCGCCAGCTCGGAGGAGAAGACGCAAGCGCGCAACGCCTGGAGGGACTCCACGGCGCCGGTCTCGCCTCGGCAGAAACAGGACTCGTCGCCGCGGCTGCACATGCACGTCCCGCAGGCCCCGCTCGGGATCCCTGGAGCCCAGCGCGACGCACAGGTCGCCGCATTGCGCTATCTGCGCGAGTCCACGTTCACCGAACTCCGCAAGGGCACCCTCAACCAGCAGTACGTGTTCGTCCGCCGTCCCGGCTACTACACCGCCGGTCTCTACGGCGTGCGGCAGAACTCGCTCCAGCGGATGGGGACGAACGCCTTCTGGCACCCCGTCGCGGGCATGCTCGCCCTCACAGTCAACAGCACAGGTCCGGATGACTGGACGACCGTGGCCGACACCGTCGGCACCGCCTCCTCACGTGGCCCGGTGAGCGCGACGCACCATGCCGGGTCGACGGCGTCCGGTGCCGTCATCCCGGCGGACGCGCTGACCGGATACGCGGGCGTGTTCACCACGAGGTACGTGACCGCGGACGGCGCTGTGAGAACGGACGTGACGCATCGCGCTGATGGAATCAGGCGTGTGCTCACCACACCGGGAGCCTCCCGCGAACGCATCCCTCTCATCATCGGCACCGGAGATCAAGTGGCCTTCGCGAACGGCACGCCGGCGCCCTACGGACAGGAGACGATCACCGTCACCCGAGGGCTCACCGTCACCCGCGGAAGCATGAGGTTCATCATCGACTGGGGAGTGGGCCGTGAAGCGAAGTATGCTCCGATGGACCGGTCATACCTGGGCAATCGCACTCATCGCATCCTCACCATCAGCTTTTCCGGGACCCTCTCCGTGGATCTCCGTGTCGAGCCGGTGAGCTGA
- a CDS encoding carbohydrate ABC transporter permease, with amino-acid sequence MTTVTLYVLLVVASIPFLYPTLWMFFSSFKPANEIFLQPPTLLPREWTLDGFAQVFTAQPFLRQYGNSMYIAVVVTAASILLSAMAGYAFARIRFPLRNAAFTLMLATMMVPTEVTIIPIFTAVKAMGLTNTHWPLIILPIFGPTAVVSVFIFRQHFLSFPKEYEEAARLDGVSRAGVFFRIALPLATPAIAAVGIMAFLRSFNMYFEALIFLRTPENFTLGLAITRYQDFYGEQMWNTQLGAASLTVVPILVVFLIAQKQFVQGLAQTGLKG; translated from the coding sequence GTGACGACCGTCACGCTGTACGTGCTGCTCGTGGTCGCATCCATCCCGTTCCTCTATCCGACGCTGTGGATGTTCTTCTCGTCGTTCAAGCCGGCGAACGAGATCTTCCTCCAGCCCCCCACCCTGCTGCCCAGGGAGTGGACGCTGGACGGATTCGCGCAGGTGTTCACCGCGCAGCCGTTCCTGCGGCAGTACGGCAACTCGATGTACATCGCGGTGGTCGTCACCGCGGCATCGATCCTGCTGTCGGCGATGGCGGGCTACGCCTTCGCCCGCATCCGCTTCCCTTTGCGCAACGCGGCGTTCACGCTCATGCTCGCCACGATGATGGTGCCGACCGAGGTGACGATCATCCCGATCTTCACGGCGGTCAAGGCGATGGGTCTCACCAACACGCACTGGCCGCTCATCATCCTGCCGATCTTCGGGCCCACGGCGGTCGTCTCCGTGTTCATCTTCCGGCAGCACTTCCTCAGCTTCCCGAAGGAATACGAGGAGGCCGCACGGCTGGACGGCGTGTCACGTGCCGGGGTGTTCTTCCGGATAGCCCTCCCGCTGGCGACGCCGGCGATCGCGGCGGTCGGGATCATGGCGTTCCTGCGCTCGTTCAACATGTACTTCGAGGCGCTCATCTTCCTGCGGACCCCCGAGAACTTCACGCTCGGGCTCGCGATCACGCGCTATCAGGACTTCTACGGCGAGCAGATGTGGAACACGCAGCTCGGCGCCGCGTCGCTGACCGTCGTCCCGATCCTCGTGGTGTTCCTCATCGCACAGAAGCAGTTCGTCCAGGGCCTCGCCCAGACGGGGCTCAAGGGATGA
- a CDS encoding carbohydrate ABC transporter permease, with amino-acid sequence MESRRPRPDGDRWLGVAFVAPQVLGVIILGVVPFLFVIWYSFNEWRPLTGEMEFTGLDNYSRLFADPTFSASVIASLLFSVGVLVLNLVVAISLAVLLNRRMKGITAFRTIFFSPVVVSVVAWSVTWGFLLAPNGGLNGALQLVGIDGTSWLADSSTALISLVVVQVFKGVGMNMVLFLAALQSVPEEIREAAQLDGASPWRSFWSITVPMIAPTILLTGILTTIGSLEVFAPVQLLTDGGPGNATNVLPFFLYRTAFVSQQFGYASAIGVVLFAIILALTMLQWTSRRKWVHDEV; translated from the coding sequence ATGGAGAGCCGGCGCCCCCGTCCTGACGGGGACCGCTGGCTCGGCGTGGCCTTCGTCGCGCCCCAGGTCCTCGGCGTCATCATCCTCGGTGTCGTCCCCTTCCTCTTCGTCATCTGGTACAGCTTCAACGAGTGGCGGCCGCTCACCGGCGAGATGGAGTTCACCGGACTCGACAACTACTCCCGCCTCTTCGCTGATCCGACCTTCTCCGCGTCGGTCATCGCGAGTCTGCTCTTCAGCGTGGGCGTCCTCGTGCTGAACCTCGTGGTCGCCATCAGCCTCGCCGTCCTCCTCAACCGGCGGATGAAGGGCATCACTGCGTTCCGCACGATCTTCTTCTCACCCGTCGTGGTGTCCGTCGTCGCCTGGTCCGTGACGTGGGGCTTCCTCCTCGCCCCCAACGGAGGCCTCAACGGCGCACTCCAGCTTGTCGGCATCGACGGAACCAGCTGGCTCGCCGACTCCTCGACCGCGCTCATCTCCCTCGTCGTCGTGCAGGTGTTCAAGGGCGTCGGCATGAACATGGTGCTCTTCCTCGCTGCTCTCCAGAGCGTCCCGGAGGAGATCCGGGAGGCTGCGCAGCTGGACGGCGCGTCGCCGTGGAGATCGTTCTGGTCAATCACGGTCCCGATGATCGCGCCGACGATCCTCCTCACCGGGATCCTCACCACCATCGGCTCGCTCGAGGTGTTCGCTCCCGTGCAGCTGCTCACCGACGGCGGGCCGGGCAATGCGACGAACGTCCTGCCGTTCTTCCTCTACCGCACGGCCTTCGTCAGCCAGCAGTTCGGATACGCCAGCGCAATCGGCGTCGTGCTGTTCGCCATCATCCTGGCACTGACGATGCTGCAGTGGACCTCCCGCCGGAAGTGGGTACACGATGAGGTCTGA